The Porphyromonadaceae bacterium W3.11 DNA window TCTTTTGTAAAGATGATGAAGAGCGAATCATTTCGCATGAAATAGATACCGATGAGTATCATCAGATTTATGAGGATAATACGCTTACGGTTCATGCTTTTCCCCTTAAGCATAGAGTCAAAACTTATGGCTATAGGTTCGATGAACGTCCACGTATGCTTCATCTAAATAGAGAGATGGCTGATTTTTATGGTGTTCCGATGGCTTACTTTGGACTCATTAAGAGAGGACATGATTATACCTGTGAGGATGGTACGGTTATCCCCAATACCAAGCTGACTACTCCGCCCAGAAGGCCATATAGCTATGCTTACTGTTCGGATACTGCTTATTCTGAAAATGTCATTCCGTGTGTCAAGGAGGTAGATCTCCTATACCACGAAGCGACCTTTATGAATGATATGGAAGCACGTGCCAAGATGACTATGCACAGTACCACGAGTGATGCCGCACGTATTGCATCTGCAGCGAACGTATCTCATCTCATGATAGGGCACTATAGTGGAAGATATACCAATAAAAAGTCCAATGACCAACTTATCCATGAATGCCAATCCCTCTTTAATAATACAATAGCTGCTGAGGATGGACTATTAGTAAGTTTGGAACAATTAAGGGAGCAAAAATAATTTAGACTTTCGAAGAGATATGAAAATATCAGTTTGCGGTTCTATTCATCAAAAAGGAGATCCAGAAGAGTTAAGAAGACTAATGGATTTCATTCTTAACCTTTCAATTGATCATTCAGTTCAGATTGAAGAACGCTTTTATGCTTACCTAATTTCTAATGGGTATCAGTTAGGAGGCGTTGGGATTATGTCATCACATACCTATAGCTATACTGATTTATTATTAAGTATTGGAGGCGATGGTACATTTCTGCGTGCAGCAAAGATGATTGCCGGAACACCAGCAAAGATTATTGGCATCAATAGTGGGCGGCTTGGTTTCCTCGCTAACATACAGCCAGAAGATTTCGGGGCAATCTGGGACGATATTATTACAGGTGTAGTTAATACTGAGCGACGTGACTTATTAGAGATAGTGGTGGAAAAGAGTAGTGGAGAACTCATCTCTAGAGGAGTCGTGCTGAATGAAGTAGCTATGATTAAGCAAGATACAGCTAGTATGATTACCCTTGATGTCCAAGCCAATGGAGACTACCTTGCGAGCTATGAGTCAGATGGGCTATTAGTCTCAACACCGACAGGATCTACAGCTTATGCCCTAAGCGTTAATGGGCCTATAATTCATCCTACTAGTCCTGTTTTTACCGTGTTACCAATTGCCTCTCATATGTTGACGATGCGTCCCATAGTCCTCCCAAATACAGTAGAGGTAACAGTCTCAGTTAAAAGTAGGACAGGGACATTTTTATTGGCATGTGATGGCAAAAGTCACTCACATAATGTCGGTGATAAGATTCACATTAAGCTGTCTGACAAAAAATTAAATGTCCTTCATCCATTGCAATACTCTTTTTATGAGACGCTTAGAAATAAGTTGATGTGGGGTAAGGACTTTCGCCTATAAAGTTCCTACTAAATTGCTCCGTTTGTTGTTTTTCTATACTCAGCCATACTCATTTCAGAGCTATAGCGTAGCAAAATGAGGGTGAAAAATTCGCCTCTGGGAAGAGTGATAATTTATCTTATATGAACGATTTCTTCTTCCTATAGAAAGAAAAAATGTTTTATATAGGAAACATTTCTCCTCCCTATAGCTAGGCGTTATGGTTCGTTAATTGATGTTTTTTTGAAGGTACACGTATGATAGGTGCGTAAGAGAAAGTAGAGACTTTCTAATGCTTAACCCGTTTGGGGCTATTGGGCGTGAACAAATATAAATGTATATTTGTATATAAGTAAATAATTGTAAACATCAAATGATATGGCAAGAATAAAGCAATACACCCCAAATAGTAAGATGGCTGACTTACTAAGTGATCATTACCGAATACTACTTTTGATTTTTCGCTTTGAAATCCCATTAGGGATGGGGGACAAAACGATTAGAGAGGTGTGTGAGGAGAATAATGTAGATATGGATACATTCCTTCAGATAGTACATCTTATTTTCTATGGTCATGAAAAAGGAGGTTATGACACTCATGAGCAGCTTAATTTACCATTGGTGATCAAGTTTTTGAGAAACAGTCATAGCTATTTTCTTGATTACCGTCTGCCTAGTATCCAGCGAAAACTTACAGAAGTTATTTCAGATGCCCCTGAGGAAGTAATCTTTGTGACCAAAAAATATTTTGATGAATACGTTTCAGAAGTGTATCATCATATGAGATATGAGGATGAGGTTGTCTTCCCTTATGTCGAAAAGTTGATCCAAGGGGAGCTTGATCCTAAGTACTCGATAGAGATTTTTGAGCAACGTCATGACCAGGTGGAGCTGAAGATGCTAGAGCTTAAGAATATCTTTATTAAATATTACACGATGAAGCCCAATTATGAGGTTAATAATATATTGCATGA harbors:
- a CDS encoding ribonuclease Z; translated protein: MKNNDRRKIIAGDGMNIRVLGSGSALPKPNHYPSSHVLQIRDKSYMIDCGEGTQMQMMRYGVPFKNLHRIFISHLHGDHCLGLPGLLSTLSLIGLDYPVHIYGPQGIKKYIDGIVELFCKDDEERIISHEIDTDEYHQIYEDNTLTVHAFPLKHRVKTYGYRFDERPRMLHLNREMADFYGVPMAYFGLIKRGHDYTCEDGTVIPNTKLTTPPRRPYSYAYCSDTAYSENVIPCVKEVDLLYHEATFMNDMEARAKMTMHSTTSDAARIASAANVSHLMIGHYSGRYTNKKSNDQLIHECQSLFNNTIAAEDGLLVSLEQLREQK
- a CDS encoding hemerythrin domain-containing protein, translating into MARIKQYTPNSKMADLLSDHYRILLLIFRFEIPLGMGDKTIREVCEENNVDMDTFLQIVHLIFYGHEKGGYDTHEQLNLPLVIKFLRNSHSYFLDYRLPSIQRKLTEVISDAPEEVIFVTKKYFDEYVSEVYHHMRYEDEVVFPYVEKLIQGELDPKYSIEIFEQRHDQVELKMLELKNIFIKYYTMKPNYEVNNILHELFSCGDELRDHNDVEDYLFIPTVKSIEKELRK
- a CDS encoding NAD(+)/NADH kinase; translated protein: MKISVCGSIHQKGDPEELRRLMDFILNLSIDHSVQIEERFYAYLISNGYQLGGVGIMSSHTYSYTDLLLSIGGDGTFLRAAKMIAGTPAKIIGINSGRLGFLANIQPEDFGAIWDDIITGVVNTERRDLLEIVVEKSSGELISRGVVLNEVAMIKQDTASMITLDVQANGDYLASYESDGLLVSTPTGSTAYALSVNGPIIHPTSPVFTVLPIASHMLTMRPIVLPNTVEVTVSVKSRTGTFLLACDGKSHSHNVGDKIHIKLSDKKLNVLHPLQYSFYETLRNKLMWGKDFRL